Genomic segment of Desulforhopalus sp.:
CCGGTTTCAGCGATTGGCGCCTGCCGACCATGGAGGAGGCGATGTCGCTTATGGAACCCGAGAGAAACGCCAAGGGGATATATCTTCATCCAGGTTTTTCCAAGGAGCAGCCCTTTATCTTCGTTGCCGCGCAACGCAAACCCGGCGGTTACTGGTTTGTCGATTTCAAGCAGGGCCGGGCCTTTTGGTCCTCGGGGACCATCCCCGGAGGTTTTGGCCGTTTGGTGCGATCTTTACCCTGATTGCTGCATGCTTAGCGAGTTGTTGCATGCGATGCCCGCCTGAAAAGTTTTTTTCAGGCGGGCATTTTTTTGAAAAGTCGTTGTCTGGAAACGAATGGGTTACGGCTCTTTTGGAGCCGGATGCTAGAGAGTTGCGGCGAAGTTGTTGAAAAGAACTCAAGTAATTTAGCAACATCCCCCAATCCCCGGAGTATTGTTTTGATTGTTGCCGGGTAATTTGGTTATTATACCGCAAAAGTAGGTTTCGTTTCTGCAAACGAGCTGCTCAACGCAGCTTTATGGGCAGCAGTTTTTTCCGGGATGGGCATATAACGTAGGGCGGCAGGACAGCGGCCAACTCGTCCCAATGATATTTACCAGTGGGTTTGCATGGCAAACGACAAGGGTTCCGGATACGGCGAAATTGCCTCTCTGCTGCTGCAGTCGGGATTGGTGAGCGAAAAGCAGCTGCAGCATGCTGATCGAATCCGCAAAAAGCTGGCAACGCCGACCTCGCTCCTCAATGTCCTGAAAGAGTTGGGGATTGTCACCGATGAAATGGTGCGGAAGGCCTTGATGGATACCGCCACGACCATCAGGATCGGTGAACTGTTGGTTGAGTTGGGGCATCTGTCCGAGGATGATCTGCAGGCCGCTTTCCGCATTCAACAGGAGCGGGAAAAAGGGCTGCGCTTTGGCGAAGTCTTGGTAAAGCATAATTTTATCGATGAAAAGCTCTTTAACAGGATTCTCTCCATTCAGCTGGGGTTTCCCCTGGTGGATGTCAATATGTCCCTGGTAGAGCGGACGCTTGCCAGCCGGGTGCCGATGAAGACCCTCGTCGATCATCAATTCCTTCCCCTGAAAACCAACGATAAGACTATACTGGTCGCCTTTGCCGATCCGCTTGACCGGAAAAGCATCGAGGTTGCCAAGAAGTTCTTTGGCGGTACCATCGCACCGGCCATTGTCGAGAAGAAGGCCTTGGGCGACACCCTCAAGCTCCTGGCGAATCTGCAGGCCGGGAAGAGGGTTGATGTCGATGGCAAGACTGTCGTCGGTATTGTCAATTCGATGATTATTGCGGCGATAAAGGTGAACTGTTCGGATATTCATATCGAACCGATGGCCGATCGCCTGCAGATACGTTTTCGTGAGGATGGTATCCTTTGCCATTACAAGGACTTCCCACGGGATATCATTCCCCCGCTGAGTAGCAGACTGAAGATACTCTGTGATGCCGATATCGCTGAAAAGCGGCGCCACCAAGGAGGGCGAATCCTCTTCAACTATGAGGAAGGCAGCGTTGATATCCGCGTTTCCTTCTACGTTACTGTGCACGGCGAAAAGATCGTCCTTCGCCTCCTCAATCAGAAACGGGAGCTCCTCGACATCCAGACAATCGGCATGGCCCCGAAGATGCTGCATAAATTCCTTGAGGACGCGGTCTATCCACCGAGTGGCGTGCTCTTGGTCACCGGCCCCACCGGTTCGGGCAAGACCTCCACCGTCTACAGCTGTATCAATCACATCAAGAACCCGCAGATAAGCATTATCACGGCGGAAGAGCCGGTGGAATATTTCATCGACGGCATTGCCCAGTGCTCCATTGATCCATCGATTAACGTCACCTTTGAGGAAACCCTGCGGCATATCGTCCGCCAGGATCCGGATGTCATCGTCATCGGCGAAATTCGCGACAGCGTCTCGGCGGAAATGGCGGTACAGGCGGCGCTGACCGGGCATAAGGTGCTCAGTACCTTTCATACCGAGGACAGTATCGGCGGTCTTATCCGCCTCTTGAATATGGATATTGCCCCGTTTTTGATCTCATCAACGGTGGTAAGTGTCCTGGCGCAACGGCTTTTGCGGCGGGTGTGCAAGGCCTGTGCCACTGAAACCAAGGTGACCCCGACCCAGCTGCAGCGTCTTGGCGTTTCGGCGCAGGACCTGATGGGGGCGCAATTCAAGAAAGGCCGGGGCTGCGAGCTCTGCAAACAAACCGGCTATAAAGGCAGGGTAGGGATCTTTGAGGTGCTGGTGCTCAATGAGTTGGTACGGACTGCCATCCTTGAGCAAAAAACCAGCTATGAAATACGCCAGATCAGCATCGATCACGCCGGCCTGGTAACCCTCCTGGAGGATGGCCTGTTGAAGGCAGCGGCGGGGATTACCAGTATTGAGGAGGTCCTGCGTTGTTTGCCGAGACTTTGTCCACCCCGGCCGCTTATGGAAATACGTCGTATCTCGGGAGAATAATCGGATGCAGAAGAGCGCCTCGTTTCTCGATGTAATCAATGAAAGCATTGCCTCCGGCAATGTGGTGTTACCGGTATTCAGTGCGGCGGCGCTGCGGATTCAGCAGGAACTGATTAAAAAAGATCCGGACATGAAGGTGTTTGAGACCTTGTTGTCCGGCGATCAGTCGCTGTCCAGCCAGGTGCTGCAAATGGCGAATTCGTCATTTTATCAAGGCCTTGTTGAGATTCTCACGGTTCGGTCGGCCATAGTCCGCCTGGGTATGCAGGAGGTGGGACGACTGGTTCTGCTGGTGGCCACCCGCAATCAATTCCGGAGTAAAGATCCGGAGCTGAATGTCCTCATGAAGCAGTTATGGCAGCATGCGGTCGGCTGCGCCCTTGGCGTGAAGTGGTTGATGCGGCGCTGCAAATTTGATGAACTGGAAAGTCATGCCTTTTTTGCCGGCCTTTTTCACGATATCGGCAAGTTGTTTGTCCTTATGGTCGTTGACCAGATGAAGGAAAAGAACAAACAGCTGCCGGTCACCCATGCCCTCCTCCTCGAAGCCATGGGCAGCCTGCATTGCGACCAGGGCTATAAGCTCATGAGGCAGTGGAATCTGCCGGAGGAGTATTGTGTCGTCACCAGGGATCACCACCGCAAAGACTACGACAATAAAAATTATTTGCTGGTGCTGGTGCGTCTGGCTGATGTGGCCTGTATAAAACTGGGAATTGGCGTGACCAAGGATGAGTCCATCGTGCTGTCGACACGGGAAGAGGCCCGCCTTCTCAATCTGTCCGAGGTCGATCTTGCCGAGCTGGAGATCATGCTGGAAGATACCGCCATCCTCGCGGGATGACAGGTAGGGAGTAGGTACGCAGGGCATCCCGTCGGGGATGTGCATATGAACCCCTTTGCCGGGGAGAGGAGAGAATTCGTGAAAGATTGGCAGGAGCGGCGTTGGCCGGCTGACCGAAGGACCGGAATACCTATGGGCAAGGTACTGAAAGTATTGCTGTCCGCATGTTTTTTTGTTGTGCTCTCTGTTTCCGGAGCGCGGGCCGAACAGGTTACCCTGCCCCTGACCCTTGACTTCAAGCTCCTCACCTCGCTGATCGTCCGCGAGGCCTTTCCCGGCAAGAATCAAACTGCGGCAATCGTCGGGCGGCCGGGAG
This window contains:
- a CDS encoding ATPase, T2SS/T4P/T4SS family — encoded protein: MANDKGSGYGEIASLLLQSGLVSEKQLQHADRIRKKLATPTSLLNVLKELGIVTDEMVRKALMDTATTIRIGELLVELGHLSEDDLQAAFRIQQEREKGLRFGEVLVKHNFIDEKLFNRILSIQLGFPLVDVNMSLVERTLASRVPMKTLVDHQFLPLKTNDKTILVAFADPLDRKSIEVAKKFFGGTIAPAIVEKKALGDTLKLLANLQAGKRVDVDGKTVVGIVNSMIIAAIKVNCSDIHIEPMADRLQIRFREDGILCHYKDFPRDIIPPLSSRLKILCDADIAEKRRHQGGRILFNYEEGSVDIRVSFYVTVHGEKIVLRLLNQKRELLDIQTIGMAPKMLHKFLEDAVYPPSGVLLVTGPTGSGKTSTVYSCINHIKNPQISIITAEEPVEYFIDGIAQCSIDPSINVTFEETLRHIVRQDPDVIVIGEIRDSVSAEMAVQAALTGHKVLSTFHTEDSIGGLIRLLNMDIAPFLISSTVVSVLAQRLLRRVCKACATETKVTPTQLQRLGVSAQDLMGAQFKKGRGCELCKQTGYKGRVGIFEVLVLNELVRTAILEQKTSYEIRQISIDHAGLVTLLEDGLLKAAAGITSIEEVLRCLPRLCPPRPLMEIRRISGE
- a CDS encoding HDOD domain-containing protein, with the translated sequence MQKSASFLDVINESIASGNVVLPVFSAAALRIQQELIKKDPDMKVFETLLSGDQSLSSQVLQMANSSFYQGLVEILTVRSAIVRLGMQEVGRLVLLVATRNQFRSKDPELNVLMKQLWQHAVGCALGVKWLMRRCKFDELESHAFFAGLFHDIGKLFVLMVVDQMKEKNKQLPVTHALLLEAMGSLHCDQGYKLMRQWNLPEEYCVVTRDHHRKDYDNKNYLLVLVRLADVACIKLGIGVTKDESIVLSTREEARLLNLSEVDLAELEIMLEDTAILAG